In Bacillus weihaiensis, the genomic stretch CTACTTTTTCAACAAAATAAACAAGACGACTCTAAAACGTCGAGTCGTCGCGTAAAACCTTTCCCACTATTCCTTAGTAAAAAGAATTGTGATGTTTTGTGTGGTTTTTTTCTCATTCTCATATTCCAAAAGCTCACCATTAATTTTCAAGTCAGTACCAGGAATATATCCTACTCTCACAATAATTTCGGACTCTTCACTAAAATCATTTTTCAATGTTTCCCCTTGTGGTATCTCACCTTCAAAGAACGTCTTACCTTTACCATTTTTCACTCTCACCCAGGCACGCTCATTAGCCAATATCTCTAATTGAAATGTTTCAGCATTGAGTAGTTCATAGGTTGCATTAGAACCGTTAGCTTCCTTAAAGGAAATCTCTTGTTTAGGTTTTTCTGGTTCTGGCTCCGGTTCTGGATCTGTTGTTTCTTCCTCATTCTCTTGAACATTTTCAGATTCATCGGAGGTTAGATTTTCAACTGATTCAAATTCACTATTATTTGTTTCATTGGCTGAATTTTGTTCTTGTGGTTGATCGCTACCACTTTGTCTCCATATCCATAACCCTACCGCAACAACAAGAATGACGAGAAAAATTAAAATTTTTGGTAGTAACTCTAAGAATTTTGACGCAGTTTTTGGCATTTCCTTCTGTGTCTTCACTCTAGAAAGCTGTTCTGGAACATCATCCTTATGTGTAGCAGGTACTTCTGATTTATATTCTTCAAATAATTCCTCTGGA encodes the following:
- a CDS encoding helix-turn-helix domain-containing protein, whose amino-acid sequence is MSELGNRLKQAREEKNISLDDLQAVTKIQKRYLLGIEEGNYSMMPGKFYVRAFIKQYAEAVDLDPEELFEEYKSEVPATHKDDVPEQLSRVKTQKEMPKTASKFLELLPKILIFLVILVVAVGLWIWRQSGSDQPQEQNSANETNNSEFESVENLTSDESENVQENEEETTDPEPEPEPEKPKQEISFKEANGSNATYELLNAETFQLEILANERAWVRVKNGKGKTFFEGEIPQGETLKNDFSEESEIIVRVGYIPGTDLKINGELLEYENEKKTTQNITILFTKE